A DNA window from Vigna angularis cultivar LongXiaoDou No.4 chromosome 1, ASM1680809v1, whole genome shotgun sequence contains the following coding sequences:
- the LOC108342066 gene encoding CBL-interacting serine/threonine-protein kinase 12 — MAELTPKKENPNLLLGRFELGKLLGHGTFAKVHHARNIKTGEGVAIKIINKEKILKGGLVSHIKREISILRRVRHPNIVQLFEVMATKTKIYFVMEFVRGGELFNKVAKGRLKEEVARKYFQQLISAVEFCHARGVFHRDIKPENLLLDEDGNLKVSDFGLSAVSDQIRQDGLFHTFCGTPAYVAPEVLARKGYDGAKVDIWSCGVVLFVLMAGYLPFHDRNVMAMYKKIYRGEFRCPRWFSPELTRLLCGLLDTNPQTRISIPEIMENRWFKKGFKQIKFYVEDDRVCSFDDKLQLQPHDGGGDDDFATSDSEVEIRRKNSHNASLPRPASLNAFDIISFSQGFDLSGLFEEKGDEARFVSSAPVSKIISKLEEVAQLVSFTVRKKDCRVSLEGSREGVKGPLTIAAEIFELTPSLVVVEVKKKGGDKAEYDRFCNSELRPALENLVKEESASSSYQSTHIDSELHQRTLSDSALNIHSDSESLYRQDLPEVEKTSIRKHGESIFEIS, encoded by the coding sequence ATGGCAGAGCTCACTCCGAAGAAGGAAAATCCCAACCTTCTGCTGGGCCGGTTCGAGCTGGGAAAACTCCTGGGGCACGGAACCTTCGCCAAGGTCCACCATGCCAGGAACATCAAAACCGGGGAAGGAGTGGCCATCAAGATCATAAACAAGGAAAAGATCCTCAAGGGCGGTTTGGTGTCCCACATCAAGCGCGAGATCTCCATCCTCCGCCGCGTCCGCCACCCCAACATCGTCCAACTCTTCGAAGTCATGGCCACCAAAACCAAGATCTACTTCGTCATGGAGTTCGTGCGCGGCGGCGAGCTCTTCAACAAGGTCGCCAAGGGAAGGTTGAAGGAAGAGGTTGCCAGAAAGTACTTCCAGCAGCTGATTTCCGCGGTGGAGTTTTGTCATGCGCGCGGCGTGTTCCACAGGGACATCAAGCCCGAGAATTTGTTGCTGGATGAGGATGGGAACCTTAAAGTCTCTGACTTCGGACTCAGTGCTGTGTCGGATCAGATTAGGCAGGACGGGCTATTCCACACGTTCTGTGGGACACCTGCGTATGTTGCTCCTGAGGTTTTGGCGCGGAAAGGGTACGATGGTGCCAAGGTTGATATCTGGTCTTGTGGGGTTGTTTTGTTCGTTTTGATGGCGGGGTATTTGCCTTTCCATGACCGTAATGTTATGGCCATGTATAAGAAGATTTACAGGGGTGAGTTTCGGTGTCCCAGGTGGTTCTCTCCTGAACTTACTAGACTTCTCTGTGGGCTTCTTGATACCAACCCTCAGACCAGGATTTCTATTCCTGAAATCATGGAAAATCGGTGGTTCAAGAAGGGTTTCAAGCAGATAAAGTTCTATGTGGAGGATGATAGAGTTTGTAGTTTTGATGATAAGTTGCAGTTGCAGCCCCATGATGGTGGTGGGGATGATGATTTTGCAACATCGGATTCTGAGGTTGAAATTAGGAGGAAGAATAGTCATAATGCTTCCTTGCCAAGGCCTGCTAGTTTGAATGCATTTGACATCATATCGTTTTCTCAGGGATTTGATCTCTCTGGATTGTTTGAGGAAAAGGGGGATGAGGCCAGGTTTGTTTCTTCTGCTCCAGTGTCTAAGATTATATCCAAATTGGAGGAGGTTGCTCAGTTGGTTAGCTTCACGGTGAGGAAGAAAGATTGCAGGGTGAGCTTGGAGGGCTCTAGAGAAGGCGTGAAGGGTCCTTTGACCATTGCAGCTGAGATTTTTGAGTTGACACCTTCCTTGGTGGTTGTGGAGGTGAAGAAAAAGGGAGGGGATAAGGCAGAGTATGACAGGTTTTGTAACTCTGAATTGAGACCCGCGTTGGAGAATTTGGTTAAGGAGGAATCTGCTTCTTCGTCTTACCAATCTACACACATTGATTCTGAACTTCATCAACGAACACTCTCTGACTCTGCCCTTAACATTCATTCAGATAGTGAAAGTTTGTATCGACAAGACTTGCCTGAAGTAGAAAAAACTAGTATCCGAAAACATGGTGAATCAAtatttgaaatctcataa